The sequence below is a genomic window from Paracoccus sp. MA.
CGTCGGGGCGGGCCGAGATCGGCTCGATCAGCTCCAGCCCGTCGCTGATGCTGGCGCGCTCGCAGGGGCTGCCGGTCAAGTGCATCGCGGCAGGGTATCAGCAGCATCCCTTCACCTATTTTTCGCTCGAAAAGAACCCGGTGCGCGAGCCGAAGGATCTGATCGGCAAGACCGTGGCCACCAACGGCACCGCGCGGATTCTGTTGCAGGCGCTGCTGGCCGCCAATGGCATCCCCGAGGACCAGGTCGAGGTGCGGGTGATGGGCGCGGACATGTCGCCGCTGCTGACCGGCCAGGCCGATGTGGTGACCGGCTGGAAAACCAATGTCAGCGCCTTGTCGGTGCTGGGGCCGGAGCGGGTCGACATGACCCTGTGGGATGCGGGCATCAGGCTTTACGCCAATCCCTATTACGTCACCGACAGGTCGCTGAACGAAAACCCCGAGCAGGTCCGCGGGATGCTGCGCGCGATCGCACGCGGCTGGGGCTGGGTGCATGACAATCCCGAAGCCGCCGTCGACATCCTCGTGTCGCGTTATCCCAACCTTGACCGGGATGCCGAACTCGCGGCGGTGGGTGCTGTCGTCGAATACAGCTTCGACGAGGCGACGCGCGAACGCGGCTGGGGCACGATGACGCGCGAAAACTGGCAGGCGCAGATCGACATCTACGACCGCCTCGGCCAGTTCGAAGGCGGGGCGCCTGCGGTCGACGACGTCATGACCCTTTCGGTGCTGGATGAAATCGCCGCGGTGCGGCCGGTATACGGTTGAACGACATGATGGAACCCATGGAAACCCTTGTGGGGCAGCCGGTCGACACGACGCGGGTGAAGGCTCCGGCGGCCACGCTGGACGCGGCAACGGTCCGCTTCGGATCCTATACCGCCATCGACAAGCTTGACCTCCGGATCGAGGCCGGCGCGTTCTACACCATCCTTGGCCCGTCGGGATGCGGCAAGTCCACGCTGCTGCGGCTGGTCTCGGACCTGATCCCCGCCGCGGGGGGCGATGTCTCGATCTTCGGCAAGACGACCGAAGAGGCACGGCTGGCGCGGGAATTCGCCTTCGTCTTTCAGGATGCCGCCCTGCTGCCGTGGCGGTCGGCCCTGAAGAATGTCGAGCTGCCGCTGGAAATCGGGCGCAAGCGCGGGGCCGTGATCCCGACCGGGCCGCGCAGCCCCCGCGAATTGCTGGAGCTGGTCGGCCTGAAGGGCCGCGAAAACGCCCTTCCGCATGAACTGTCGGGCGGGATGCGCCAACGGGTCGCCATTGCGCGCGCGCTGCTGTGCCAGCCCAAGCTGCTGCTGATGGACGAGCCCTTTGGCGCGCTGGACGAGATGACCCGCGACCGGCTGAACCTTCAGCTGCTGGACATCTGGCGGGAGACGGGAACGACGATCCTGTTCGTGACCCATTCCATTTCCGAGGCGGTCTTCCTGGGGCAGAAGGTGATCATGCTGCGCGCCAATCCCGGACGCCTGCGCGAAATCGTCGATATCGACCTGCCCGAGCCGCGGCAGATGAAGCTGCGCGATACGCCCGAATTCAACCGCTATTGCAGCTATCTGCGCGAACTTCTGGAGACCTGCTGATGGCCGTCATCGAAAACCTTGGCATCGCCGATCCCCAGGCCCTCGCCCGAAGCGCGGCGCGCAGGGAAAGGCTGGTCTCGACCATCGTGCCCATCGGAACAGCCGTCGCGCTGGTCGGGTTGTGGCAGCTGGGGGTCAGGGCCCTGGGCGTCCCGACCTATATCGCCCCCGCGCCGTCGGACGTCGCCGTCACCCTAGTCGAGAAGTTTCCCCTGCTGATGCAGAACTTCTGGCCCACCTTCTTTGAAAGCGTGGCGGGCTTCGTGGTGGGCAATCTTGCCGCCATCCTGATCGCGGTGGCCTTCGTCCATTCCCGCAATGTCGAGCGGGCGTTCTTCCCCATCGCCGTCTTCGTCAACACCATCCCGATCCTGGCCATCGCGCCGATCCTTGTGCTGATCTTCGGGCCGGGCATGACGGCAAAGGTGGTGATCGCCGCGCTGATCTGCTTCTTCCCGACGCTGGTCAACATGGTGCGCGGTTTGCAGTCGGTCAGCCCGCAGACGCTGGAACTGGCGCGGATCCTGTCGGCGTCGAAGGCCGAGGTCTTCTGGAAGATGCGCTTGCCGTCGTCGCTGCCGTTCCTGTTCTCGGCGCTGAAGATCTCGGCCACCACCTCGGTCATCGGTGCCATCGTCGGCGAATGGGTCGGTGCGGATCTGGGCCTGGGTGCGCTGATCATCGACGCGACCTTCAATTTCAACTCGCCGCTGCTTTACGCCACGGTGCTCATGTCCTCGGGGCTGTCGGTGCTGATGTTCGCCCTGGTCACGCTGGCCGAACGCCGGATCGTGCGCTGGTAACCTGAGACCATTCGAAACAACCGGAAAATCGACGCCGCGGTCCTGACCCGCCCCGGCGTGACAGGAGGAGCTTGTCCAAAATGACCGATCGCATCAGGGATTTTCTCACCACCAGGGCCGAGCAGGTGCCGGTCGTCAGCAACACCGACGTGGTGGTGATCGGGGCGGGCCCGGCAGGTCTGTCCGCCGCCGTGTCGGCCGCCCGCAACGGGGCGCGGGTGACGCTGGTGGAACGCTATCACCACCTGGGCGGCATGGCGTCGGGCGGCATGGTCCTCGTGCTGGACGACATGGTGAACGAGGGAACCGAGATCGTCACCACCGGCATCGTCAGCGAATTCGTGGACCGGATGCAGCGCCAGGACGGCGCCGTCTTTCCCCCGCCCGAAGATTGCCAGACCAATTGGGAGATGTGGCAGAAATGGGCGCGCTGGGGCTGCATCGACTTTCACAAGCAGGGCATGCCGCAGCCGATCATCCACGCGGTCGCCTTCGACCCCGATGCCTGGAAGCGCGTCAGCCTGGACTTGGTCGCCGAGGCCGGGATCGAGCTGCGCACCCATAGCTGGTTTTCCGAAGCCATCGTCGAGAACGGCCGTGTCACCGGCGTGATCGTGCAGACCAAGCTGGGCCGGCAGGCGATCCGTGCGCGGATGGTGGTGGATGCCTCGGGCGACCTGGACGTGGCGGCCTCGGCGGGCGCGTCCTTCGCGACCGGGCAGTTCATCGTCACGACCGTCTTCCGCCTGATGGACGTGGACACCGCCAGGGCGGAAGCGTTCGAATACGAAAACCCCGAAGCTTTCAAGGCCCTCGACCGCCAGGCCAGGCGCGTCATCGGCGGGGCCTGGGGGATGTGGTGGCTGAAGACGCCGCTGCCCGGCGTGGTCTGGTGCAACTGCCCGCACATGCCGGGCTATGACGGCCTGTCGCCCGAACACATGGTCGAGGCCGAATATGAAGGCCGCCGCCGGATGATGGCGCTGCTGGACTTCGCCCGCGCCAACCTGCCGGGCTTCGAGAATGCCAAGATGCTGGGGGGGGCGGAACAGATGGGCATCCGGCAGACGCGGCTGTTGCAGGGCGAATACATCGTCACCAAGGACGACGTGAAGAAGCGGCGCCATTTCGCGGACTCGGTCTGCCGGGGCAGGGACTACTATACCCCCTATCGGGCGCTGCTGCCCCGGGGGATCGACAACCTGATCGTCGCCGGCCGGCACTATTCGGTCGAAAGCGAGGCGCAGAAGCAATCGCGTGAAATCCCCCCCTGCATGGCCCAGGGCGAGGCTGCCGGCGTGGCCGTGGCCAAGGCGCTTCAGGCCAATTGCGCGCTGCGCGACGTCGATGTCAGGGCCATCCAGAAGCAGATGCGGGCGCAGGGCGCCGATCCGGGCGACGTGCCCTCGGCCAATGCGCTGATCGAACCAATCGCCGCCGCCTGAGAAAGGGAACCACCATGACGAAACAGCACCTTCCGCTGGAGGGCATCCGCGTCCTCGACTTTACCCAGGTGATGATGGGTCCCTGCGCCACGCAGATGCTGGCCGATTTCGGTGCGGACGTGATCAAGGTCGAACGCCCCGGCGAGGGCGACCTGTCGCG
It includes:
- a CDS encoding ABC transporter substrate-binding protein; translation: MRHRTKLDRRSLLQGMTALGAAFVGTRIGIERAWAADIHTIKLQLGWLAGNGILGELAADENGYFAEEGLALEVVAGGPNVDGVASVASGRAEIGSISSSPSLMLARSQGLPVKCIAAGYQQHPFTYFSLEKNPVREPKDLIGKTVATNGTARILLQALLAANGIPEDQVEVRVMGADMSPLLTGQADVVTGWKTNVSALSVLGPERVDMTLWDAGIRLYANPYYVTDRSLNENPEQVRGMLRAIARGWGWVHDNPEAAVDILVSRYPNLDRDAELAAVGAVVEYSFDEATRERGWGTMTRENWQAQIDIYDRLGQFEGGAPAVDDVMTLSVLDEIAAVRPVYG
- a CDS encoding ABC transporter ATP-binding protein, which encodes METLVGQPVDTTRVKAPAATLDAATVRFGSYTAIDKLDLRIEAGAFYTILGPSGCGKSTLLRLVSDLIPAAGGDVSIFGKTTEEARLAREFAFVFQDAALLPWRSALKNVELPLEIGRKRGAVIPTGPRSPRELLELVGLKGRENALPHELSGGMRQRVAIARALLCQPKLLLMDEPFGALDEMTRDRLNLQLLDIWRETGTTILFVTHSISEAVFLGQKVIMLRANPGRLREIVDIDLPEPRQMKLRDTPEFNRYCSYLRELLETC
- a CDS encoding ABC transporter permease, which produces MAVIENLGIADPQALARSAARRERLVSTIVPIGTAVALVGLWQLGVRALGVPTYIAPAPSDVAVTLVEKFPLLMQNFWPTFFESVAGFVVGNLAAILIAVAFVHSRNVERAFFPIAVFVNTIPILAIAPILVLIFGPGMTAKVVIAALICFFPTLVNMVRGLQSVSPQTLELARILSASKAEVFWKMRLPSSLPFLFSALKISATTSVIGAIVGEWVGADLGLGALIIDATFNFNSPLLYATVLMSSGLSVLMFALVTLAERRIVRW
- a CDS encoding FAD-dependent oxidoreductase; translation: MTDRIRDFLTTRAEQVPVVSNTDVVVIGAGPAGLSAAVSAARNGARVTLVERYHHLGGMASGGMVLVLDDMVNEGTEIVTTGIVSEFVDRMQRQDGAVFPPPEDCQTNWEMWQKWARWGCIDFHKQGMPQPIIHAVAFDPDAWKRVSLDLVAEAGIELRTHSWFSEAIVENGRVTGVIVQTKLGRQAIRARMVVDASGDLDVAASAGASFATGQFIVTTVFRLMDVDTARAEAFEYENPEAFKALDRQARRVIGGAWGMWWLKTPLPGVVWCNCPHMPGYDGLSPEHMVEAEYEGRRRMMALLDFARANLPGFENAKMLGGAEQMGIRQTRLLQGEYIVTKDDVKKRRHFADSVCRGRDYYTPYRALLPRGIDNLIVAGRHYSVESEAQKQSREIPPCMAQGEAAGVAVAKALQANCALRDVDVRAIQKQMRAQGADPGDVPSANALIEPIAAA